The DNA sequence TGCAATGATGATCCATACAGGCGTTAAACTCGAACTCTTGAATGATCTATCTATGATTCGAATGATTCAAAGTGGTATAAGAGGAGGAATAGTTATGTGTTCCCATAGATATGTGAAGGCAAACCATAAATTCGTGCTAGATTATGACCCTTCACAACAAGATTCACACATCGTTTATATAGATtgcaataatttatatggacaCAGCATGTGTCAAAGTTTGCCTGAATCCAATTTCAGATTCCTCAACCAATGTGAAATAGATAAACTTGACGTTTCGTTAGTGGACGACGATGCGGATTATGGTTACATACTTGAAGTAGATTTGGCTTATCCTCATCACTTGCATGGTGAACATGATGATTTACCATTTTGTCCCGAAAAATGCATCCCACCCGGAGgtaaaactaaaaagttaattCCTAATTTATACGATAAATACAATTATGTGATTCACTACAGACATTTGAAAACATGCTTAGACCATGGTTTACTTCTTCAAAAAATTCATCGCGTTATCACATTTAAACAAAGTCCATATCTCAAATCATATATTGAGCTCAACACAAAACTTCGACAAGAAGCTAAATCGGTGTTTGAACAAGATTTCTTTAAACTTTTGAATAACTCAGTATTCGGAAAAACATTAGAAAATAACGAATCTAGGGTCACTGTGCATTTGGTGAAGCAATGGAATGatacaaataacaaaacaaaaaaaaaattgcaagcCAATAGACTTATTGCGAACCCTCGTTTCCATAGCGTTTCCATTTTTAGTGAGAATTTAGTAGCCATTCAAATGAAACCAAAGAAAATTGTTTATGATAAACCGATATATATTGGGTTTACAGTACTTGAGCTATCTAAAACACACATGTACAactttcattataatattgtaaagcCATATTACCAAGATAGGGTTAAAATGTGCTACACAGACActgatagttttatttatgccATAAAAAGTAATGATTTTTATCAAGATTTGAAAACTCATTTCATCAAATATTTTGATACAAGCAATTACAACATTCAGAATGAATACGGTCTACCTTTGATCAACAAAAAGGTGCCAGGTCTGTTCAAGGATGAAATGGGTGGACGAATAATAACAGAATTTGTGGGTCTGAGATCTAAAATGTACTGTATTAAAACTCAGGATAGGGTTATAAAAAAAGCGAAAGGTGTAAAATCAAGTGTAATGAGGGATTTAACTCATTTAGACTATAAATCTGTACTTCTCGAAAATAACGTCATCCGCAGaagaaacattttgtttagaTCAATCCGTCACCAATTGTTTACGAGAAGCATAAATAAGGTGGCTCTATCACACAAcgatgataaaaaaatgataCGTGGTGATAAAATTAGTACGACAGCTTGGGGTagcaaatatatattttagttgataatattacatactaataacaagtaatttaCATAATCTGTTGAATTAATTAGCTTTGTTAAGTTAGGTTAGAcacatgtttttaattttaaatggcTGAGGGATGAAGACAGAGTTAAAGTTTACTTATCTATTCTACtttgtatattatgtttatatttgacttttattatttcaatacttttatTGATTGCACTGCAATACTTTTGATTGTACCCTGTACCCTGTACCCTGATATAAGTTGTACCCTGTTTAAATAGATTATAAGCTAAGttttaatgttatcttaaataaaataacattattttattttatttattttattttataattgtcGGGTCACTAACAGCTATTCATTACACAgtaaagtattataattatagaatCAATAAGCCATTTAAAAGAGACCACTGATGGAATACagaacaagaaaaaaaaaagtgataAGCGCTTACTTAGTAAAACACACTATTTACGAGAAACATAGTACATACTACTATAATATAGTCACCTACTATATAGTAAAGTAATCTACtggtttacaaaatacaaaaaacaaaacttaattatGGTTTATCGCTTGCACCAAAAAATTGTCTGCTAATCGCCTGCCTCACCTTTGGAATGCTTGTGAAGAATAGATCCAGATCTACTTCGCGCTCCAGCTTATTGAATTTCCTACAGGATCGCAGGAGAAATGAGTTTGCTCTATAGTTAGTAGTAACCGCATTGGTATGGAATGTATGCGTATGTCTTACTGGAcgattacaataataaaataaaagcttaCTAAGCAGATTAGGACAGTCAATCTCACCTCTCGCGATCTTAATTAGATAAACTGTATCCGATATAGCACGACGCTCGGTCAGGGGGAGTAGATGGTGCTTTCTGCAGGACTCTTCATAATCGCTCACATTACAAAAGTTACGAAAGTTGAGATGCCGCATAAACTTTCTTTGGACTTTTTCAAGTCTTTCAATATGGACATTGTACATGGGGTTCCATACTTGTGACGCATATTCTAGATTACTACGAACATAAGTGcaatatagtatttttaggACCTTTGCACTTTTGAAGTCTTTTGATGCTCTAAGTATAAACCCAAGAACTTTGTTTGCCTTACTCACGATGGTTTCGACATGCTTATCGTAATGCAGCTTATCGTCCTGTATTATACCCAGATCTTTAATAGTTACAGTTCTTGTTATTTGATGCTCTTTCAATTTATAActaaagttgtttttttgtagTTTACGGGAGAAAGTAACACAGTAACATTTAGCTGCATTGAGGTCAAGTCTGTTTATAGCACAATAAGAAGATAGCCGGTTGAGATCATCCTGCAAGAGAGCGCAGTCTACCTCAGacgtaatttttttgaatattttcatgTCATCAGCAAAACTAACGACTTGAGAGTTAGGGAAGCACTCATCAATGTCTGAGATGAAAATAACAAAGAGTAAGGGACCTAGCAGTGACCCCTGCGGAACACCACTAGGGACCTTTGTCCAGCTGGAGATGTAGTTACTAGTAACAACCGCCTGCGACCTATTGCTGATATAAGACCTGAACCACCGTAGAAGGTCTCCTCGTATGCCGGCACTTTCAAGCTTCATAATCAGAATAGAGTGATCAATTCGATCAAACGCCTTACTGTAATCGGTGTAAATGACATCAGTTTCAAATCCTTCTTCCATGTTGTTAGTGACACAGTCGTTGAACAATATGAGGTTTGACACCGTACTTCGCTTCTTCAAAAAACCATGTTGGGAGGAGTTGAAAGAGTTCTTTACTGAGTTGTAAACTTGATCgtaaataattttttcaaacaccTTAGCGATAATACACAACTTAGATATCGGACGATAATGGGTAACTTCTGATTTGGAGCCTTTTTTGTGTACCGGAGTAATGAAGGCTTTTTTCCAGGTTAATGGAATTGCGCCTTCAGATACGGATCTTTTGAATAATAGTGAGAGAGGTTGAGCTATCGTGTCAGTGCAGTTGCGTAGCGTTAACGGTGGTATAAAGTCAGGACCAGCAGATTTAGAAACGTCGAGCTTTCGCAGATGTACTTTCACCAATTCTTCATTAATCTCTATACAAGAAAGATTGGCATCGAGTGGAAGATTGAAGCTTGGTTTATCATTAACTGATTGGTCCGTGACAGGGTCCAAGAAAGTAGAGTTAAAGAACTCAGCAAATAAGTCACAAATCTGCTTACCCGATGAGGCGGTAATCGTGCCTAAAGTCATGAGGCTTGGTAGAGTATTGGACTTGCACTTGTTCTTAAAGAATGACCAAAACATCTTAGGATTAGACTTGATAGAGTCTTCTACTTTGGTAATGTACTTGTCATAGCATATAGACTCAATCGATTTAGCTCTAGATTTAAGTACTGAAGCTGAAAGCTGGTCAGCCTTGTTACcgtatattttaaactttctcAAGTGTTTATAGCGTTCCTTAATAATTTTTCTTAAAGCTGGTGAATACCACGGCGGGAAAGAGTCCGAACTGATAcatttattaggtacatatgtgTTTCTAAGCTTGTAAAGGATTTCATAAAATGCGTTTACTGACTCATCAAGtgatttattacaaaattcaTTCGACCATTCAATACCCGCTAATTCATTATTAATTGAAACAAAGTCGGCTTTATGATAGAAAAATTTAGTACGAGGTGCTGCTTTTAATGCTTCATATACTGCAAATTCAATAGAGATTAATATAGCATTATGGTGAGGGTCTAACGGCACTAAAGGGCTGGTCATATTAGTGACCGATACGGTATCGTTACAAAATACTAAGTCTAGAATTCTATTAAAATTGTTcattgtattattatactgAAAAAGATTACAAACATTCATCTCGTCAATCAAAGTCGATTCATCATTAGAACTTACGTTATACGGCAAAAAATAGGGTAAATTTTGACTTGGTATCCATTGTATATTGCTCATATTAAAATCACCTACAATTAAAAATTTATCAAAAGGATTagacattataatattattaagttttataCAAAAGTTTGATAGTTGGTCAGAAAAAGAATTgccatttttttgtttacataaataGATAACGCAAACATGAAGTGGCACCTGCATTGACTTCAATTTAATGGTGATCCATATGTCCTCAGCACTCGAGTGCCATTCGGGACGCGGCCTTACATTTAGACTTTTATGTGACGCAATCAACACACCACCTCCCAACCGCTGATTAGTCACCTCGTAGCATCGGTCGCGCCTCCAAACCACATACCTATCGTCAAATAGCTCACTATCCATAATGCTATCTAGTAGCCATGTCTccgtaataaaaaataattcaaagtTGTTTAATTGCACTTTTCGTTTAAACTCATTTGTCTTTAACCGAAGCCCTCTTACATTCTGGTAATAAGCATTCAAATTACAAGAAGCCATTTATTAGAAAtgctacaaaaacaaaataaatactgcataatataattagtatCGCAGGGATATTAGCGAGATAAAAGGaacaataacaacaacaatCCATCCAATTCACATTTTCACACATATGGCATatcaataaaagtaaatacattttgcAGATTAGTCcacatttatataaattaatgtttatgcGGGTTACTTTATAGTAACTCATAGACGGAACGAATATTAAACCAGAATAATATAACCAAGTGAACGCTAACAAGTACAGTAGCACGGTAGTGAGAGAGCGAGAGCGATGGAATTCATAGCGGACTGCAGATGAGCGCGAGCAGGCTGGACTATAACCGGTCGGACACCGGGGCAGGTAGCAAAAGCGGGCGAGGCGATAGCGAAAACAAATCATAGCAAAAAATAGCACAATGAGAGCAGGGGCGACAAACCTTTTACATACAAGCAGAGAATCAATTTGAAAGATAAGCGATAAAGATAACTTAAGCGAATAGCGTATtggtaaacaaattatacaatCTTGTTTAAATCGCTTGCGGAATTGACTACAAAAACATGTGAGGTGTCATTTTTTCTGACATGGATTTTGCCAAACTTTACCCAAACATACAGatactgtttatttttagCAGCCGTTTTTGTATCGTTCAATAGTTTCTTTTGCTCAGACGAAAGGTGGTCGTTCACAAAAATACGATTGTTCGAGTCATTGAAACCAATATCACTAGCCAGGATAGATTTCATACCTCGCGCGGCGGCCACGAAGTCCTCTTTGACGTACCGGTTCACGAAGCTGACGAGAATGGACTTCTCCTTCGAGTTGTAAGTCGGGAGCCGGGACACGTAGTTAATTTGCGACTTCGGGAAATCGTAATTCACGTGGGTACTAATGGCTTCAACCAGCTTGAAGAGATTCTCGGTCTTCTTCATAGGTACTCCCTTGATCTCGACGTTATTGGCTCTAGACCACTGGTCCTTTGCTAGGAGACTACGCTGGATTGATAGGAGCTGCTCTTTGGTAGTTGCAAGCTCCACCTTAGTTGCTTCCAGGTCTTTAACGCGGCCATCAATGAGCTTCAATTTATTCACGAAGTCATCTAATTGAGAGCTCATGAACGAACAAGAAGATTTCACCTCTTGAATCTCCTGCTTGACGCACTTCATGTCCTCAATCAGGGCCGACAAGGGGGCGAGCTGATCGGTCAACTTGTTCAGCTTATCCATTATGTCCTCGAGCGACGGTTGCACCCTCTGCACCGTAGGCGAAGAGTGGCCGCGACTGCATGCTATGCATCGCCAGGAAAGCCTCTTCATCTTACGATAGCTGGATTCTGCAACGCCGGCACACTTGAAGTCATAATGCTTCTTGCAAGCTCCACATTGAGCTCCATCCGTGAAATCGTGATCACAGTCAGCGCACCGCATTTTGGAGACTTGAGAAAAAAGGTTGACAACCACTGAACAAGCTCCGCAGCAAGTGTATACGTCCTACTCGAGTAAGCGCTCACGGCGTATTATAACGggatcttttgttttatttataaatcacacctaaaaagtaagtattattgCTTGaaatattcatagaaaagCCAAGTCTACACAACACGTGGTTACTGCATCGACCTACATAAAGTGCATCGCAAACATTTGTGTAAGTGTGAAAAAGATAGCATGATGTTTTCAAATTGCCGATGTTgcattttcattatgtttcACAACACGTGGCTACTGCGTAAAGTGCAGCGCAAACATTTGCGTAAGTGTGAAAAAGATAGCATGATGTTTTCAAATTGTCGATGTTGCATTTTCATTACGTTTCACAACACGTAGCTACTGCGTAAAGTGCAGCGCAAACATTTGTGTAAGTGTGAAAAAGATAGCATGATGTCTTCAAATTGTCGATGTTgcattttcattatgtttcACAACACGTGGCTACTGCGTAAAGTGCAGCGCAACCTTTTGGGTAAGTGTGAAAAAGATAGCatgatgtttttaaattttcgatgttgcattttcattatgtttcTTTCACTCTACTACCAGCGCTGCGCACGAGCACCTCACTGTTAAGACTCGGACCATTCTCAAACAAAACTCTGCAAAATGTCACAATCGGTAAGTTATCTATTTCTTTTCGAATATTTGAATGTAAAGTGCTCGAGAGTTATGGTGgacaattatttaatattttttctttctttccagaTCCTGAATGAATCTAGCCCATACGGGTTAGGTACGCCGCATTCGTTCGACCACCTGCAGTGCGGACAAGTATGGTTCGACAGCGATGTTGAAGAGGTGCGGCCGCCAAGCCCAGAGAGAACCATCGCTAAAAAGAAAAGTGTTGCGGCCAGACAGTCCAGAAAACGGCGGGCGGAGGATGACACCACAACCTCTTACGTGATGAGCAAATCACCGCGACCAGGACATCGGCTCGTGAGAATTGAGGTTGTGGATCTGAACAGCAGTACTAGTGACAGTGAGTGTGTAGTGCTAAAAGCACAGTACGTTGTGACGCATCCGGTAGATGAGATAATAGACATGACGGAAAACCTagtgaaaaaaattacaaagacTATGTGTAGCTCTTAAGTTAGTTTAGGTTTAGTATataaactgtatttttgtttagaTGTAGgtagattaaaataaataaaagactttaataaaaatctggattttattttcttttaacataatattaataatcattataataccATTTCCTTAAACAAATAACTGTTTTTAAAGCACAATATTTTTGATGGTTAAAACAACAAATTTTGTCATTACCTTGATAACTATCaaataatgattttaaatTAGGGCACCCCCTTTCTCCGATATCTAGAACTTTACAATCAGGTGACAACTCTCTTAACCACTTACATTTCTCAGAACCTTTAACAAATACATTTGCTTTGTCTAAAATTGGTTTTATTAACCTGCTAAATTCATTATAATCTATGTACCCTTGTCGCCAGTAAATTCCCCTATTTCTCTCCAACCATTTTACTTGTTTCTTTTCATCATCacttaattttgaaaatggatAAGGAGGCTTTACTAAATAGACCTGAGTATATTCTTTTGTAGCATATGCTAATTCTTTGataataaatctatttttatagTCACGAAATCCTTGCAaatccaataataataaatcagtactcatattagtttttttacaatattagaAAGTGGTTTATACTCGATTATacaatcatttaaaataagacaATAAGCTGTTGTTTGATCGGGTATTTCTACATCACTCTCTATCTCAACACGTACATCCACCGGTCCGGTTTTTAATGTTTCGTTTTGACGACAACAGTCAACAACGAACAAGGGTGCCTTttctttaaattgttttaaacttAACAACGGCCCTAACTGATGTCCAAAATATGACTGTTGAAATTTCACGTACTGCTCGTATATTAATAGATATCGGTCTTCTCCAAATTTTATATCAAGATTTTCATATGGAAAATAGGTAGAATTTAAGAACACTTTAACATCGCGTAAATGACAATGATCGAATTGCGACATATCCGACTTAGCATTGCTTTTTCGATTTGTTTGTAAGCCTATAATAACAAACCGCGGTTTTTCCATTTGAGATGTAGTTTTTATTGACCACGTATGTTTGGTACTTCTTGGTAATAGAGGATATTCATAAAGATCCCAATTTCTAAATGCTATACTAATAGCTTTGTCTTTCTCTAAATATCTCAATAAGTGAATCCTCTCGCGATCTGATACTTTTATATGTGGCATTCTCCacactaatttatttatggttaTATCGTCTAATACTTCAttagtacttaattttattgcgtTAAGGTTCGTGTTACTACGCAGAAGTACCAACTCATGCTTacaattcataataatttttttgtaatccTCAGCGAAGccaaaaattttatttaatggtaTAGACACGGAAAAAGATCCTGAAGTAATTTTAGAGCCCTCAATTTCCCACCCCCACAACCGTGACATTTTAgattcattttcattcattgaCAACAAAGATTTTATAGTAGTTGTTATTCCTGCATTTTTTATTCTGTCTATCTCAACACCGTTGAGTTCATATCGAATATCTTGAAAAAGAAACAGTATAGCATTGTTAACAAGTTCAACACTGCTAACTTTCTCTCTTTTATCACCAACAGGACGAGACACTGTGATAGACCCTTCTATGTATAGTGTACTCGCTGTCGGCAAAACGTACAGATCTTGTTGATTAATAGGAATGCGAATCTCATCATTAAGGTTAAAACTGTTTATGTATGGTTTATACGAATGAACTTCATAGCTTTCAATACTGTTGTCATGGGTAATGGgatctgttatatttaaaatattcattttaagAGTTTGATGGATTTCAGaaattgtttgttttcctGTGTAAGCTTTCTCCTTTTTATAGGTGGTGGCTGATGGTCTGCGCGTAATGTACTGCGTATG is a window from the Plutella xylostella chromosome 7, ilPluXylo3.1, whole genome shotgun sequence genome containing:
- the LOC119693380 gene encoding uncharacterized protein LOC119693380, yielding MSQSILNESSPYGLGTPHSFDHLQCGQVWFDSDVEEVRPPSPERTIAKKKSVAARQSRKRRAEDDTTTSYVMSKSPRPGHRLVRIEVVDLNSSTSDSECVVLKAQYVVTHPVDEIIDMTENLVKKITKTMCSS